The following coding sequences are from one Triticum dicoccoides isolate Atlit2015 ecotype Zavitan chromosome 4A, WEW_v2.0, whole genome shotgun sequence window:
- the LOC119288732 gene encoding protein STRICTOSIDINE SYNTHASE-LIKE 13-like has product MEEKKPRRQGAAGRDGIVQYPHLFIAALALALVLMDPFHLGPLAGIDYRPVKHELAPYREVMQRWPRDNGSRLRLGRLEFVNEVFGPESIEFDRQGRGPYAGLADGRVVRWMGDKAGWETFAVMNPDWSEKVCANGVESTTKKQHGKEKWCGRPLGLRFHRETGELFIADAYYGLMAVGESGGVATSLAREAGGDPVHFANDLDIHMNGSIFFTDTSTRYSRKDHLNILLEGEGTGRLLRYDRETGAVHVVLNGLVFPNGVQISQDQQFLLFSETTNCRIMRYWLEGPRAGQVEVFANLPGFPDNVRLNSKGQFWVAIDCCRTPTQEVFARWPWLRTAYFKIPVSMKTLGKMVSMKMYTLLALLDGEGNVVEVLEDRGGEVMKLVSEVREVDRRLWIGTVAHNHIATIPYPLD; this is encoded by the exons ATGGAAGAGAAGAAGCCGCGGCGGCAGGGAGCCGCAGGACGCGATGGCATCGTGCAGTACCCGCACCTCTTCATCGCGGCCCTGGCGCTGGCCCTGGTCCTCATGGACCCCTTCCACCTCGGCCCGCTGGCCGGGATCGACTACCGGCCGGTGAAGCACGAGCTGGCGCCGTACAGGGAGGTCATGCAGCGCTGGCCGAGGGACAACGGCAGCCGCCTCAGGCTCGGCAGGCTCGAGTTCGTCAACGAGGTGTTCGGGCCAGAGTCCATCGAGTTCGACCGCCAGGGCCGCGGGCCCTACGCCGGGCTCGCCGACGGCCGCGTCGTGCGGTGGATGGGGGACAAGGCCGGGTGGGAGACGTTCGCCGTCATGAATCCTGACTG GTCGGAGAAAGTTTGTGCTAACGGAGTGGAGTCGACGACGAAGAAGCAGCACGGGAAGGAGAAGTGGTGCGGCCGGCCTCTCGGGCTGAGGTTCCACAGGGAGACCGGCGAGCTCTTCATCGCCGACGCGTACTATGGGCTCATGGCCGTTGGCGAAAGCGGCGGCGTGGCGACCTCCCTGGCGAGGGAGGCCGGCGGGGACCCGGTCCACTTCGCCAACGACCTCGACATCCACATGAACGGCTCGATATTCTTCACCGACACGAGCACGAGATACAGCAGAAA GGACCATTTGAACATTTTGCTGGAAGGAGAAGGCACGGGGAGGCTGCTGAGATATGACCGAGAAACCGGTGCCGTTCATGTCGTGCTCAACGGGCTGGTCTTCCCAAACGGCGTGCAGATCTCACAGGACCAGCAATTTCTCCTCTTCTCCGAGACAACAAACTGCAG GATCATGAGGTACTGGCTGGAAGGTCCAAGAGCGGGCCAGGTGGAGGTGTTCGCGAACCTGCCGGGGTTCCCCGACAACGTGCGCTTGAACAGCAAGGGGCAGTTCTGGGTGGCGATCGACTGCTGCCGGACGCCGACGCAGGAGGTGTTCGCGCGGTGGCCGTGGCTGCGGACCGCCTACTTCAAGATCCCGGTGTCGATGAAGACGCTGGGGAAGATGGTGAGCATGAAGATGTACACGCTTCTCGCGCTCCTCGACGGCGAGGGGAACGTGGTCGAGGTACTCGAGGACCGGGGCGGCGAGGTGATGAAGCTGGTGAGCGAGGTGAGGGAGGTGGACCGGAGGCTGTGGATCGGGACCGTTGCGCACAACCACATCGCCACGATCCCTTATCCGTTGGACTAG